The following is a genomic window from Collimonas fungivorans Ter331.
GGTGAACGGCGCCATCTACCAGTCCGGCTATAGCAGCCAGGCCTTGTTCGAGGACCGGCGGCCGCGCAATGTCGGCGATATCCTGACCATCATCGTCAGCGAAAACGTCAACGCCAGCAAGAACTCGGCGGCCAACGCCAGCCGCAACGGCAGCACCAGCAGCGGCCTGACAGCAATACCAAAGATTTTCGGCGGCCTGTTCGGCAACCTCGATACCGACGCCAAAGCCACCAACGCACTGACTGCCAAGGGCGGCGCCAATGCCGCTAATACTTTCAACGGCGTGATCACCGTCACCGTCACCGAGGTGCTGGGCAACGGCAATCTGATGGTCAGCGGCGAGAAGCAGATGATGATCAATCAGGGCACCGAATTCATCCGCTTCTCCGGCGTGGTCAATCCGCGTACGGTAAGCGGCAACAACAGCGTGGCCTCAACCCAGGTGGCGGACGCCAGGATCGAATACAGCGCCAAGGGCTACATCGACGAAGCACAGACCATGGGCTGGTTGCAGCGCTTCTTCCTCAACGTCTTACCGTTCTGACCATGCGATCAATATTCCAGCGGTTTTTGCCATTTTCCGGACACGGTTGCAGCGCTGCCTTTCTGGCGTTCTGTTTCCTCTGCGGCGCGCCCTCGGCGCAAGCGGAACGGCTCAAGGAACTGGCCAGCATCCAGGGCGTGCGCGACAATCCGCTGATCGGCTACGGCCTGATGGTCGGCCTGGACGGCAGCGGCGACCAGACCATGCAGACGCCGTTCACCACCCAGACCTTGAACAACATGCTGTCGCAGCTCGGCATCTCGATGGCGCCGGGCACCAACATGCAGCTGAAGAACGTGGCGGCGGTAATGGTGACGGCTACCTTGCCGTCGTTCGCCCGGCCCGGCCAGAACATCGACGTCACCGTATCTTCCATGGGCAACGCCAAGAGCCTGCGCGGCGGCACCTTGCTGATGACGCCGCTCAAGGGCGCCGACGGCATGGTGTACGCGATCGCCCAGGGCAACATGGTGGTCGGCGGCGCCGGCGCCTCGGCCAACGGCAGCAAGGTGCAGATCAACCAGCTCAGTTCCGGCCGCATTCCTGCCGGCGCCATCGTCGAGCGTGCGGTCAGTTCGCCGCTGGGCGAGGCCAACACCTTGACCCTGGAATTGAATGCCTCGGATTTCGGCACGGCGCAAAAGGCAGTCGATGCGATCAATCGCAGTTTCGGCGCCGGCACCGCCAGCGCCCTCGATGCACGCGTGATCCAGGTGGCGGCTCCGGCACTGGCGGAAGCGCGAGTCAGTTTCCTGGCGCGTTTGGAAAACCTCGACATCACGCCGGCGCAGGCGGTGGCGCGGGTAGTCATCAATGCCCGCACCGGTTCGGTGGTGATGAACCAGACCGTGCGGGTGCTGGATTGTGCGGTGGCGCATGGCAATCTGTCGGTGGTGATCAATACGCAGCCGGTGATCAGCCAGCCGGGGCCATTTTCAGGCGGCAGCACAGTGGTGACGCAAACTTCTCAAATCCAGCTGAACCAGGCCGGCGGCGCCTTGCAGGTGGTCAAGAACGGCGCTTCGCTGGCCGATGTGGTGAAGGGCTTGAATACGCTGGGCGCCAATCCGCAGGACCTGGTTTCCATCCTGCAGGCGATGAAAGCCGCTGGCGCCTTGCGCGCCGAACTTGAAGTCATCTGAAATGAGCGCATCCGGTCCTGTCAGCAACAGCCGCAGCGGCGACCTCGACCAGCGCTTTGCGCTGGACGTGCAGGGCGTGGACGCCTTGCGCCGCACTACCAGGAATTCGCCGCAAGACGGCTTGAAGCAGGTGTCGCGCCAGTTCGAAGCGATGTTCATGCAGATGGTGCTGAAGAGCATGCGCGAAGCGACGCCTTCGGATGGCATGTTCGACAGCCAGCAGGAAAAAATGTATACCTCGATGCTGGACCAGCAGCTGGCGCAGAACCTGTCCGGGCGCGGCCTGGGCCTGGCCGAAGCGATGCAGGCCCAGCTCAGCCGCGCCGTCGACCAGTCGCAGCAGCAGCCGTCGCCGCTCGGCAAGATGCCGCCATCGG
Proteins encoded in this region:
- a CDS encoding flagellar basal body L-ring protein FlgH, translating into MTAVIKYCARGLVLAPVLIPMLLGGCAQLPREPLVQQPMTARAEVRPAVAVNGAIYQSGYSSQALFEDRRPRNVGDILTIIVSENVNASKNSAANASRNGSTSSGLTAIPKIFGGLFGNLDTDAKATNALTAKGGANAANTFNGVITVTVTEVLGNGNLMVSGEKQMMINQGTEFIRFSGVVNPRTVSGNNSVASTQVADARIEYSAKGYIDEAQTMGWLQRFFLNVLPF
- a CDS encoding flagellar basal body P-ring protein FlgI, which translates into the protein MRSIFQRFLPFSGHGCSAAFLAFCFLCGAPSAQAERLKELASIQGVRDNPLIGYGLMVGLDGSGDQTMQTPFTTQTLNNMLSQLGISMAPGTNMQLKNVAAVMVTATLPSFARPGQNIDVTVSSMGNAKSLRGGTLLMTPLKGADGMVYAIAQGNMVVGGAGASANGSKVQINQLSSGRIPAGAIVERAVSSPLGEANTLTLELNASDFGTAQKAVDAINRSFGAGTASALDARVIQVAAPALAEARVSFLARLENLDITPAQAVARVVINARTGSVVMNQTVRVLDCAVAHGNLSVVINTQPVISQPGPFSGGSTVVTQTSQIQLNQAGGALQVVKNGASLADVVKGLNTLGANPQDLVSILQAMKAAGALRAELEVI